DNA from Candidatus Glassbacteria bacterium:
CAAGGCAACCGATGGCGGGGGTGCAGACGGTTCATGCGGCCTGTCTCCGCTTTTGGGGAGACGATTTCCCGGCCGGTTTCGCCTCTTCGTCCTCGTCCTCCTCCTTCTTTTCATCCCCCACCGGTTTCTTCTTCTTCTTCACCGGAGCCTCGAACAGGACCAGGGCCCAGATAGAGGCGTAGGCCACAGCGATCACCAGACAGAACATGAAAAAACCCCTGGTGTCGGAGATCGAGTTCAGGAAATTGAGAAGCGTCTCGTTATACACTTTTCCAGTTCGCTCGCTGGCCTGAAAATATCCGGTTAACGTCTGGTCTTCACTAAATATATAAAAGCGTACGGGGAGAATGCAAGTCCCCCCCGATTGGGCAGACGCGGTATATTAATATCGGCTGAATTGGGGCAAACGTTTAGAGCTTTTAATTCGCGCCGGACACGGGTCTGGCCGCGCGGGAACGGTAAAAAGACTTGCATTGTGAGGACAATGTTATTAAGTTAGCCGTCCCTGTGAGAAGAAAATAAGGCCCCCTTCGTCTAGTGGCCTAGGACGCGTGGTTCTCAGCCATGAAACAGGGGTTCGATTCCCCTAGGGGGTACCAGATTGAAAGCCCGCTCTGATACGAGCGGGTTTTTTATTTAAGGCCGGATAGATCCAAGAACTTACTCCGCCATCCCGCTCAGCCCTACAGGCCCCGAAGTATTTTCAGTGCCTCGCCGGGCGGGCAGGGCTCACAGCCCCGGCAGTCGGTTTCAGGTTGCCTGAGCACGGCACGGCCCGCATCAAGCGCGCGAGCCAGCTCCCTGCCCTGGACCGCCGCCGGCTGATCCTCGATCATCAGCACCACGGTGTGCAGGCAGCCGCAGGAGCGGCATTTGTCCGATTCGACCGCGACGGTCAGGTTTTGCGCGGCCAGCCGTTCGCGCCCGGCGGTGGTGGAACCGTTCCGATCCATGACTCGCCACCTTTCAACCGAGCAGGGTTTCCCTGAGCCGGTCCCTGTTTGACGGCTTCAGGCAGACTTCCTCGATAATCGCCCTGACTCCGGCGCTGTCGAGCCTGCTGAAATCCTCCCGGCGGGGCAGGATCATCATCCCGGCCATATCGGCGCTGCCCGGACTGATCACGCACCTTAGGTCGCCCTCGGCGTAGTAGCAGTCGGGACGGTGTTTGCTGCGGGGATGGACCGCGACCAGCGGCGGACGGTTGGCGTTGGCCGCAAGTACGACGATATTCATCCCCGGCTCGGAATCTTCCTTATCCAGTTTAAACTGTTCGAGCGCGCGCATGGTGCGCTCGAACAGTTTTTCGGCCAACGAAGAGTCCCGCGCATTCAGGTAGATCCTGTAGGGTAACAAATCCTCCATTACGATTTCCGCGCCGCCAGGCTCCGGGGCCTGTTCCTCCAGCGGCAGCCACCCCGGCGCCGCCGCCTGAACGTGCAGGTGGTCTGGGATCGAGGCGCCGCAGCCGGGGCCGTTGTACAGAGTCACGAACCCGGTCAGCCGCGAAAACTCGAGCATAACCGGCAGGATTTCGTCGGCGCTCTGGGCGAGATGGTTCCTGTTCACCAGCACGAAATGGGGTTTGAAAATCGGCAGGGGGTTGCAGACCACCAGCCACTCGTCCAGAAACGGCAGCGCCATCTGCTTGTCCGGCATGTTGTGCGGGCAGAG
Protein-coding regions in this window:
- a CDS encoding DUF4922 domain-containing protein, producing MRTGRKGSGQMTGLERWESRIYKDGVDLIEHQGSEAGLEKAVLALYEQQVRTWPLLAAASRLMDGVELRTVELDGRPVRLQHNPARIVNVSAPTSAEEVANRPCPLCPHNMPDKQMALPFLDEWLVVCNPLPIFKPHFVLVNRNHLAQSADEILPVMLEFSRLTGFVTLYNGPGCGASIPDHLHVQAAAPGWLPLEEQAPEPGGAEIVMEDLLPYRIYLNARDSSLAEKLFERTMRALEQFKLDKEDSEPGMNIVVLAANANRPPLVAVHPRSKHRPDCYYAEGDLRCVISPGSADMAGMMILPRREDFSRLDSAGVRAIIEEVCLKPSNRDRLRETLLG